Proteins encoded within one genomic window of Naumovozyma dairenensis CBS 421 chromosome 6, complete genome:
- the SLF1 gene encoding Slf1p (similar to Saccharomyces cerevisiae SRO9 (YCL037C) and SLF1 (YDR515W); ancestral locus Anc_1.36), with translation MTLPTPESKPETMAVTTPAATAAAPTSINTEEQEQQADSSIPASSSKKEDHSVTLKKSAPDLRPAPLPTSSPWKFVNQEVPVATISPDSLKTKKNKNQNKNKTVTTNTATSWIPMQAAIVVTDSLKNNNNGKKNSRRKNNNNNSNNRNRRSNNNKAKKTDSKQTMNSDELSKKEDLENISNVTSKNEDNTKEGNVVEDNLIEKSSPAQDDKQNNHNHSHHHRRQQHHNHKKHQHTYTPNTTTPTCDDQSPKLETSTENASEAPSSSATTAQQTQAQNHSHPHPHPHNGHYQKRHYNHNRNNYMNNNNNNGSLKNHNHHQYDQQPMMSGYINVNYPSNQTFDNNGIQRKIHVPTVPMSYPIQPIIQSINDIARTIEYYFSDENLSKDKFLISKLSKNGYVSLYLISKFFRIVKLSFGGDPMIVLAAIREILNNPDATVEIVIVKKNDSNTTDRAEDVEELNSPLSNYFIRAKSEPLKWVPSNVADNTTYDVEIERPLEIEDLNKILFPQGMATNSTGSDVLNTTD, from the coding sequence ATGACACTACCCACTCCAGAATCGAAACCAGAAACAATGGCTGTAACTACCCCTGCTGCTACTGCCGCTGCTCCTACTTCCATTAACACAGaggaacaagaacaacaagcAGATTCAAGCATACCagcttcatcttcaaagaAGGAAGACCATTCAGTCACTTTGAAGAAATCTGCCCCTGATTTAAGACCGGCTCCTTTACCAACTTCCTCCCCATGGAAATTTGTAAACCAAGAAGTTCCTGTTGCAACTATTTCTCCAGATTCTTTAAAGACtaagaaaaataagaaccaaaataaaaataaaacagtTACTACAAATACTGCCACTTCTTGGATTCCTATGCAAGCTGCTATTGTCGTTACtgattctttgaaaaataacaacaatggtaagaaaaatagtagaaggaaaaacaacaacaataatagcAACAATAGAAATAGAAGATCCAACAATAACAAGGCGAAGAAAACCGATTCTAAGCAGACAATGAATTCTGATGAACTTTCGAAAAAAGAAGatcttgaaaatattagCAATGTCACAAGTAAGAATGAGGATAATACTAAAGAAGGAAATGTCGTCGAAGATAACCTCATAGAAAAGAGCAGTCCTGCTCAAGAcgataaacaaaataatcataaccattctcatcatcatcgtcgtcAACAGCACCATAACCATAAGAAACATCAACATACATATACTCCGAACACAACTACGCCAACCTGTGATGATCAAAGTCCTAAATTGGAAACTTCTACTGAAAATGCGAGTGAAGCTCCAAGCTCATCTGCTACCACAGCTCAACAAACACAAGCACAAAATCATTCTCATCCGCATCCTCATCCTCATAACGGGCATTATCAAAAGAGGCATTATAACCATAAtagaaataattatatgaataataataataataatggatctttgaaaaatcataaTCATCACCAATATGATCAGCAACCGATGATGTCTGGGTACATAAATGTGAACTATCCATCGAATCAAACGTTCGATAACAATGGTATTCAAAGGAAAATACATGTTCCAACAGTACCAATGTCATATCCAATCCAGCCAATAATACAATccattaatgatattgccagaacaattgaatattatttcagTGATGAAAACTTAAGTAAAGATAAGTTTCTAATTTCGAAGCTCTCTAAGAATGGATACGTctcattatatttaatttctaaatttttcagaatCGTGAAACTATCATTTGGTGGTGATCCCATGATCGTCTTAGCTGCGATTAGagaaattttaaataatccaGACGCAACTGTGGAAATCGTAATTGTTAAGAAGAATGACAGTAATACTACTGACAGGGCTGAGGATGTTGAGGAATTAAACTCTCCGTTAAGTAATTATTTCATTCGTGCCAAATCAGAACCCTTGAAATGGGTTCCGTCAAATGTTGCTGATAATACTACTTATGATGTGGAAATTGAACGTCCTTTAGAGATCGAAGATTTGAATAAGATTTTGTTTCCTCAAGGAATGGCTACCAATTCCACCGGAAGTGACGTCTTGAACACGACGGATTAG
- the NDAI0F04400 gene encoding uncharacterized protein, giving the protein MQLNGEQEPNNTLRGIESPGNKTKMSKPSEEQSFLYNDSVRASVLPRDRFSFWITYLFYECIHLLEGKISAVFFILLILLIFTFVCLRIFTIVYVGCFLLFFLLGSFLSLLEHNSKLRTKTKKLNSQNQIKLLLDVIECKPNASSSSWDIIACHMNEYLYSEGAHNTPYFFYDGSETYWWFRKYVFEPLDKQCRNKNTRQRRLIDDGSELGKYKW; this is encoded by the coding sequence ATGCAGTTAAATGGAGAACAAGAACCAAACAATACTTTGAGGGGTATTGAATCACCGGGAAATAAAACGAAGATGAGTAAACCTAGCGAGGAACAATCTTTCTTATATAACGATTCTGTGAGAGCTTCTGTGCTTCCAAGGGATCGATTTTCATTTTGGATAACTTACTTATTCTATGAATGCATACACCTGCTCGAAGGGAAAATTTCCGCcgttttttttattttattaatcCTTCTTATCTTCACCTTTGTTTGTTTAAGGATATTTACGATTGTATATGTTGGTTgctttttattattctttcttttggGTAGTTTTTTATCTCTACTTGAACACAATTCAAAATTGAGGacaaaaactaaaaaattaaactCTCAAAACCAAATAAAACTTTTGTTAGATGTTATTGAATGCAAGCCAAACGCATCGTCATCCAGTTGGGACATCATTGCATGTCATATGAATGAATATCTTTATTCAGAAGGGGCTCATAACACTccatatttcttttacGATGGTTCTGAGACTTATTGGTGGTTTAGAAAATATGTGTTCGAACCATTAGATAAACAGTgcagaaacaaaaataccAGACAGAGGCGCCTAATTGATGATGGCTCAGAACTCGGAAAATATAAGTGGTAG
- the NDAI0F04380 gene encoding uncharacterized protein: protein MFGYPGFPPKIVTKTLPSRRFFLRRTAFLRGTFTNCVTKNKEDCPRRAESGKWKMEFRSCSNALLSLSFSGETLSEYKVRISFAKAYPPPPPPTQYNARRCGLFLFCFPISKQMALPLVSFLVFLPACNSHTLSYLPFLPYSRNKDCRHPDLFTFLSHSSPLTPQMLAGSC, encoded by the coding sequence ATGTTTGGTTACCCTGGATTCCCTCCAAAAATCGTGACTAAGACCCTCCCATCGCGCCGTTTCTTTTTAAGGAGAACGGCTTTTTTGAGAGGGACATTCACGAACTGCGTGACCAAAAACAAAGAGGACTGTCCGCGGAGAGCGGAGAGCggaaaatggaaaatggAATTCCGGAGTTGTTCAAACGCCCTTCTCTCTCTGTCATTCTCTGGTGAGACTCTATCAGAATATAAAGTTCGGATATCCTTCGCCAAGGCTTatcctcctcctcctcctcccACACAATACAACGCGAGAAGATGTGGTTTGTTTCTATTTTGTTTTCCTATCAGTAAACAGATGGCTCTTCCATTGGTTAGTTTCTTAGTTTTTCTTCCGGCGTGTAATTCACACACGCTATCCTATCTCCCCTTCTTGCCGTACTCACGTAACAAAGACTGCAGACACCCTGATCTTTTTACCTTCTTATCGCACTCGTCTCCTCTTACCCCCCAGATGTTGGCAGGTAGTTGTTAA
- the NDAI0F04370 gene encoding uncharacterized protein (ancestral locus Anc_1.53), translating into MYISKPPLQPLSAVKTIVMSYNTKSSVKASSKVPYFFPEQPILGKFIKFKDNTKSDTGRGQNNETLPPRLFQPFKIKNLTVPNRIAVSPMCLYSTSKIENYKPTNFHQIHYGALSLKGPGLIIVECTAVSPRGLITPNDLGLWSYEQAIEHRNKIVNFAHDCNSLIGIQLGYLDNLHVGEGRETKQDSTSFDDLLESIRKEWTDSAKLAIDVAKYDFIEIQGDHGHIFDSINNIDNNTPLKLASNDNAKFCLVLKIIDSIRSVIPKHVPLFYRMSASQKAPQKEKGAKDHEKLWDFDDTIEFAIKLAEHDVQVIDITGGFYNFNSQTEKINAKRMFMKRLRTSIFRKNLSMLVTGPENLETSQEAEQVLSPMREGKKKEGGEDDDKIQDFLIIGQPFLRNSSLVTEWADELNCIISQPVQYSWGFYPSNDYKEKK; encoded by the coding sequence ATGTATATTTCTAAACCACCTCTTCAACCGCTGAGCGCAGTAAAAACAATTGTGATGAGTTATAATACAAAATCATCAGTAAAGGCTTCTTCAAAAgttccatatttttttcctgaGCAGCCAATCCTTGGCAAgttcatcaaattcaaagataATACTAAAAGTGATACTGGACGAGGACAAAACAATGAAACCCTTCCCCCTAGGTTGTTCCAAcctttcaaaataaaaaatttaacaGTACCGAATAGAATAGCTGTATCACCTATGTGTCTGTATTCCAcatcaaaaattgaaaattataaacCTACAAATTTccatcaaattcattatggcgctttatcattaaaagGTCCAGGTCTCATTATTGTTGAATGTACAGCAGTCTCACCTAGGGGATTGATCACTCCCAATGATCTTGGGTTATGGTCCTACGAACAAGCTATTGAACATCGAAATAAGATTGTGAATTTCGCTCATGattgtaattctttaattggTATACAACTGGGGTATCTAGATAATTTACACGTCGGGGAAGGGCGTGAAACAAAACAAGATTCTACTTCATTCGATGATTTATTGGAATCAATTAGGAAAGAATGGACGGATTCCGCTAAATTGGCAATTGATGTGGCTAAGTATGATTTTATTGAGATTCAAGGGGATCATGGTCATATATTTGActcaataaataatatagataataatacacCATTAAAATTAGCCTCGAATGATAATGCTAAGTTCTGTCTTGTGTTAAAAATCATTGATTCAATTAGATCAGTGATTCCAAAACATGTACCGTTATTTTATAGAATGTCAGCATCACAAAAAGCACcacaaaaagaaaaaggtgCTAAGGACCATGAGAAACTCTGGGATTTTGATGATACGATAGAATTTGCCATTAAGTTGGCCGAGCATGATGTTCAAGTAATTGATATAACTGGTGGGTTTTACAATTTTAATAGTCAAACTGAGAAGATCAATGCGAAAAGGATGTTTATGAAAAGATTGAGAACATCCATATTCAGGAAGAATTTGTCAATGTTAGTGACTGGTCCAGAAAATCTTGAAACTAGTCAGGAAGCTGAGCAAGTGTTGAGTCCAATGAGAGAAGGTAAAAAGAAGGAAGGGGgggaagatgatgataaaatcCAAGACTTTCTAATTATTGGTCAACCATTTTTGAGGAACAGTTCTTTAGTAACGGAGTGGGCTGACGAATTGAATTGTATTATTTCACAACCTGTTCAATACTCATGGGGATTTTATCCTTCTAATGACtataaggaaaagaaataa
- the PSP1 gene encoding Psp1p (similar to Saccharomyces cerevisiae PSP1 (YDR505C) and YLR177W; ancestral locus Anc_1.55) has protein sequence MSKDLPSINSSTSISDNADLKNYYEKLLFKNSSDKSLIDLPSKLQSQNGTFTTTVAAGSRIPNGTLSSFPPHHGTAVAAAVTAANNNAKQQQTTMGHSNNENHANIANFDFINGFKKSLSISENNTQEHNTDSNGLTKTISASAAKTTATSSSSHQNGNQNNTGAFSSVQHSKFLGNLQPSTDTTNGNREVGPIPPTTSYGQFPLSSSNALNDTATGHNPIFSNTSLPLNNLQSNTAATTEQNDNNNQYSLRLTSSNIEDSYQNDYNHEQYNQNGRKHIQDNSMTSPYNSAFMSNINVNDNHLNPSIQQQQQWVSRRSSYISDLLINNNNNNHNHIDTNTLHRNPTWNNEFNGHNQNKLANDIIHEISLDPYSPSNSVQSPYNTNQSQYHQQQQNQAHNQKQATSMQNQYQYQFQYQDITNTPQNNFSQLNSIHDNTTNTNGSSYQSPYQRQQSLSYCMQFQGPQYLNQTNDHHNHRRYTQPFLSNINKSISMNNGNTYNGNNDRYFDYLNNNFANNMTFNMNTTMNINTNNISSNGLILTETKQLTSTDDLHSLYMEYGKYYFSTDKVFAFTDNLKNIILNHENGSDVNKDINDDDALRAKSIRKFVDFLKLSNKEILSSYSSSSSASSKSSDSSCSPRDSNSTSPSSSPLSKSIHTNMNVNNKPLVLVALKNGKLELLSTPQNSNLIIKRGDMVIIDGDRGKDLVMVIEPMMNSQLSIFINFLKKKIHFDSLITNKSQHFPNDKFIETLINTKLNNTTLSSSSSTLNPKFYDVIELTKLIIPTKQVLRFATPWEIKVNLNYKFQDELKALQIVKLKLDSLTNNNSDYTTTGGKKLNIKILNSEFQFDRKKLTFYYVCEERNDFRDLIKELFKFYKTRIWLCAIPNNLQIDQKYYNDTNSSELKTFYNNIWKNYSIQEINDINNHDLNINSPSSNIHAHTNQLSKLITPPLNQIKLDDFQIGVYIELVNQLFH, from the coding sequence ATGTCAAAAGATTTACCATCCATAAATAGTTCAACTAGTATCTCCGATAACGCTGATTTAAAGAACTActatgaaaaattattgttcAAAAACAGTAGCGATAAATCTTTGATAGACCTACCTAGTAAGTTGCAATCTCAGAACGGTACATTTACTACAACTGTTGCTGCAGGTTCGAGAATCCCAAATGGtacattatcatcatttccTCCTCACCATGGTACTGCTGTAGCTGCTGCTGTTACTGCCGCCAATAACAACGCTAAGCAACAACAAACCACTATGGGTCatagtaataatgaaaacCATGCAAATATTGCAAACTTCGATTTTATTAATGGCTTCAAGAAATCATTGTCTATTAGTGAGAACAACACTCAAGAACATAATACTGATAGTAATGGTTTAACAAAAACGATCAGCGCTTCCGCTGCTAAGACTACTGCTACATCTTCTTCGAGCCATCAAAACggaaatcaaaataatactgGAGCTTTCTCATCAGTACAGCACTCAAAATTTCTTGGAAACCTTCAACCATCAACAGATACTACAAATGGAAATAGAGAAGTAGGCCCTATTCCTCCTACAACTTCATATGGACAATTTcctttatcttcttcaaatgcATTGAATGACACTGCTACTGGGCATAATCCTATTTTCTCAAACACCTCTTTACCCTTAAATAATCTTCAAAGCAATACCGCTGCTACTACTGAACAGAACGATAACAACAATCAATACAGTTTAAGATTGACTTCGTCGAATATCGAAGATTCATATCAAAATGATTATAATCACGAGCAATATAATCAGAATGGTCGTAAACATATTCAAGATAATTCTATGACTTCTCCCTATAATTCTGCATTTATGAGCAATATTAATGTTAATGATAATCATTTAAATCCTTCTATtcagcagcaacaacaatggGTTTCGAGAAGATCTTCTTATATCTCTGACCTCTTGattaacaataacaataacaatcataatcatattGATACTAATACTCTGCACAGAAACCCAACATGgaataatgaattcaatgGACATAATCAAAACAAATTGGCGAATGATATAATTCACGAAATTTCATTAGATCCTTATTCCCCATCGAATTCTGTTCAATCTCCATATAATACCAATCAGTCGCAATATCAccagcaacaacaaaaccAAGCACACAATCAAAAGCAAGCAACATCAATGCAGAATCAATATCagtatcaatttcaatatcaagATATAACAAATACGCCACAAAACAATTTTTCtcaattgaattcaattcatgATAATACTACTAATACTAACGGATCGTCCTATCAATCGCCTTATCAACGACAACAATCATTGTCATATTGCATGCAATTTCAAGGACCACAATATCTAAACCAAACAAATGatcatcataatcatcGTCGTTATACACAACCTTTCTTATCAAATATCAATAAGAGTATTTCTATGAACAATGGTAATACTTACAATGGCAATAATGATagatattttgattatCTCAACAATAATTTCGCAAACAATATGACTTTTAATATGAACACCACCATGAACATAAACACTAATAACATATCATCTAATGGTTTGATTTTAACTGAAACTAAACAATTGACATCAACAGATGATTTacattcattatatatGGAATACGGtaagtattatttttccaCTGATAAAGTTTTCGCATTTActgataatttgaaaaatattatattaaatcatGAAAATGGAAGTGATGTTAATAAAGACatcaatgatgatgatgctttGAGAGCTAAATCTATCCGTAAATTTGTGGATTTCTTgaaactttcaaataaagaaattttatcgtcatattcttcttcgtcgTCTGCATCATCAAAATCTTCAGACTCTTCTTGTTCTCCACGTGATTCAAATTCTACATctccatcttcatcaccTTTATCAAAGAGTATCCACACTAATATgaatgttaataataaaccatTGGTGTTAGTGgctttgaaaaatgggaaattaGAATTGTTATCGACACCACAAAATTCGAATTTAATCATCAAAAGAGGTGATATGGTTATAATTGATGGTGATCGTGGTAAAGATTTAGTAATGGTAATTGAACCTATGATGAATTCTCAATTATCgatctttattaatttcttaaagaaaaaaatccATTTCGATTCTTTAATTACTAATAAATCTCAACATTTCCCAAACgataaattcattgaaacaTTGATCAATACCAAGTTGAATAATACGACGttatcatcgtcatcatccACATTGAATCCAAAATTTTATGACGTAATTGAATTAACCAAATTAATTATTCCCACAAAGCAGGTTCTAAGATTTGCTACACCATGGGAAATTAAAGttaatttaaattataaatttcaagatgaattgaaagcTTTACAAATtgttaaattgaaattagattCATTAACTAATAACAATTCTGACTATACTACTACTGGCGGTAAAAAGCttaatatcaaaatattgaatagtgaattccaatttgataggaaaaaattgacattttattatgtttgtgaagaaagaaatgattttagagatttaattaaagaattattcaaattttataAGACAAGAATTTGGCTTTGTGCAATACCAAATAATTTACAGATTgatcaaaaatattataatgataCAAATTCTAgtgaattgaaaactttttataataatatttggaaaaattattccattcaagaaattaatgatattaataatcatgatttgaatattaacTCACCATCTTCGAATATTCATGCACATACAAATCAACTTTCCAAATTAATTACTCCTCCTttaaatcaaatcaaattaGATGATTTCCAAATTGGTGTATATATTGAATTGGTTAACCAATTATTCCATTGA
- the NDAI0F04420 gene encoding uncharacterized protein (similar to Saccharomyces cerevisiae GFD2 (YCL036W) and YDR514C; ancestral locus Anc_1.37) produces MLKTVIKSTMSRKRSFQQFSSGTKNYNNNNYNNDSRPYYGANPNPMSLVQPHTDSSVRGMPKGLPQGVTSYRKAIETLQTQIRKGGMISTPTTDWIKDFDHFKQLSKIPYKDGHLTNVQSNGIIENYLKSIENDYREINRKSTTELNDKIESYKQSWLKKHKSIPSESELTKDGKKTELYKLYSQELKSIKREHRPIVYAQPGESKFEYLTNTIRLMNLNKTICFAFDIEAYENDNNVVTEIGISIYDPRENINSMVPLMRNFHLIISEALPLRNRNWICDFKDCYLLGESLVLSLSETVIFIQTLINYYMKTSFANENDPEYTWSRAFVGHNIKGDLDWLRKIGVVIPSNDKLDFQLISLKAQAVVPSTTKGKILEKKLLILDTHTFYSACYGTNGSSLGKILRLFQLPHAYLHNAGNDAHYTLRVLMHMCDINFRKQMKLDDLTYMSEKIQQWIDRGNLESKILPMSYAVSVVDATRKAKVQDSRVSKKPSFKKRNSFIKLSLVDYNGLVTPKLPLRRL; encoded by the coding sequence ATGCTGAAAACCGTCATAAAATCTACCATGTCCCGAAAGAGATCCTTCCAACAATTTTCTAGTGGTACCAagaattataataataacaattataataatgatagtaGACCATACTATGGTGCTAACCCCAACCCAATGAGTTTGGTGCAACCTCATACTGATTCATCGGTGAGAGGTATGCCTAAAGGATTACCACAAGGTGTTACCTCATACAGGAAAGCCATTGAAACACTGCAAACTCAAATAAGAAAGGGTGGAATGATTAGTACTCCTACTACAGATTGGATTAAAGACTTTGACCATTTTAAACAATTGTCGAAAATACCGTACAAAGATGGACACCTTACAAATGTCCAATCCAATGGGATCATAgagaattatttgaaatctaTTGAGAATGACTATCGTGAGATTAACAGGAAGAGTACAACGgaattgaatgataaaattgaaagctATAAGCAATCATGGCTTAAGAAACATAAATCTATACCTTCCGAGAGTGAACTGACCAAAGATGGTAAGAAGActgaattatataaattatatagtcaagaattaaaatcaatCAAAAGAGAACATAGACCAATTGTTTATGCCCAACCTGGTGAATCGAagtttgaatatttgaCAAATACAATTcgattaatgaatttaaacaAAACTATATGTTTTGcatttgatattgaagcttacgaaaatgataataatgtcGTTACTGAAATTGGAATTTCCATTTATGATCCaagagaaaatattaattcGATGGTCCCATTAATGAGAAATTTCCATCTTATCATATCGGAAGCATTGCCGTTAAGAAATAGAAATTGGATTTGTGATTTTAAAGATTGTTATCTATTAGGTGAAAGTTTGGTGCTTTCCCTAAGTGAAACTGTTATCTTCATTCAaactttaattaattattacATGAAAACATCATTCgctaatgaaaatgatccAGAATATACATGGTCCCGTGCATTTGTTGGTCATAATATTAAAGGTGATTTGGATTGGTTAAGGAAAATTGGTGTAGTCATTCCAAGTAACGATAAATTAGATTTCCAACTGATTTCATTGAAGGCTCAAGCTGTTGTTCCTTCCACTACTAAAGGtaaaattttggaaaagaaaCTATTGATACTAGATACACACACATTTTATTCAGCATGTTATGGGACTAATGGTAGTAGTCTTGGTAAGATATTAAGACTTTTCCAATTACCTCATGCATATTTACACAATGCAGGGAATGATGCTCATTATACATTAAGAGTCTTGATGCATATGTGTGATATTAATTTTAGGaaacaaatgaaattgGATGATTTAACGTATATGAGTGAAAAGATTCAACAATGGATTGATAGAGGGAATTTGGAGTCCAAAATACTTCCGATGTCATATGCTGTTTCAGTTGTGGATGCAACTCGTAAAGCCAAAGTACAAGATTCTCGTGTTAGTAAGAAACCATCATTTAAAAAAAGGAACTCGTTCATCAAACTGAGTTTGGTGGATTACAATGGTTTAGTGACGCCAAAGCTGCCTTTAAGGCGATTATag
- the NDAI0F04390 gene encoding amino acid permease (similar to Saccharomyces cerevisiae AGP1 (YCL025C) and GNP1 (YDR508C); ancestral locus Anc_1.50), which translates to MKNPLRNSFHKRNSSNNNNSTNGESSSVHSDNVTRYEMKNLKPKEKEISTEQENEVEYFENTKIQEGGIDDSTITQTNDYEQNITKPTSRVRNFIDSFKPAEVKNSPEKDTASITSNEMMIDEEILSLSNLDGQRVPPPRKIENKSDELKKTIKPRHVLMISLGTGIGTGLLVGLGSSLVAAGPAGLLLGFGIMGTCLYCIIQAVGEMAVAYSDLVGGFNAYPSFLVDPAFGFSVAWVYALQWLCVCPLELVTASMTIKYWTTKVDPDVFVIIFYVLILAINIVGGAAGYAEAEFIFNSCKILMMIGFFILGIIIICGGAGNDGYIGGKYWHEPGAFRGEHAIDRFKGVMATLVNAAFAFGMSEFIGVTASEQSNPRKAIPSAAKKMLYRIVCMFLASITIVGFLVPYDSDQLLGSSGGGVKASPYVLAVSTHGVKVVPHFINAVILISVLSVANSAFYSSSRMLLSLAEQGYAPKIFCYIDREGRPLVGMAMASLFGVIAFCATSPKEDEVFVWLLAISGLSQLFTWIAICVSHVRFRRAMHVQGKSIGELGFRSQVGAWGSSYAAIMMVCILIAQFWVAIAPIGEGKLDAKNFFENYLAMPILLALYFGYKIYTKNWTIFIRAKDIDLVSHRNIFDEEIIKQEEEEYREKLRNGPMWRRVYDFWC; encoded by the coding sequence atgaaaaatccTTTAAGAAATTCCTTTCATAAAAGGAATTCCtcaaacaataacaatagtaCAAACGGAGAATCATCTTCAGTACATTCAGATAATGTAACTCGTtatgaaatgaaaaatttaaaaccaaaagaaaaggaaatttcaacagaacaagaaaatgaagtaGAATATTTCGAAAATACTAAAATTCAAGAAGGTGGTATTGACGACTCTACAATAACTCAAACAAATGACTACGAACAAAACATTACCAAACCAACTTCTCGTGTAAGAAATTTCATCGATTCATTTAAACCTGCtgaagtgaaaaattctcCAGAAAAGGATACAGCATCAATCACttcaaatgaaatgatgattgatgaagaaatcttatctttatcaaatCTAGATGGTCAACGTGTACCACCtccaagaaaaattgaaaataaatcagatgaattgaaaaaaacaattaaacCAAGACATGTCCTTATGATTTCTCTAGGGACAGGTATAGGTACGGGTCTTCTTGTTGGGTTAGGTAGTTCCTTAGTCGCCGCAGGTCCAGCTGGTCTTTTATTAGGTTTCGGTATCATGGGTACCTGTCTTTATTGTATCATTCAAGCTGTCGGTGAAATGGCTGTCGCTTATTCTGATTTAGTTGGTGGGTTTAATGCTTATCCTTCATTTTTAGTCGATCCTGCTTTCGGATTCTCGGTAGCTTGGGTTTATGCCTTACAATGGCTTTGTGTTTGTCCTTTGGAATTGGTTACTGCATCAATGACTATCAAATATTGGACTACTAAAGTCGACCCTGATGTCTTTGTTATTATCTTTTACGTTTTAATTTTGGCTATTAATATCGTTGGGGGTGCAGCTGGGTATGCAGAAGCtgaattcattttcaattcttgtaaaattttaatgatgatCGGGTTCTTTATATTGggtatcatcatcatttgtgGTGGTGCAGGTAACGATGGTTACATTGGTGGTAAATATTGGCATGAACCAGGTGCATTTAGAGGTGAACATGCAATCGATAGATTTAAAGGTGTCATGGCTACTTTAGTTAATGCTGCATTCGCATTCGGTATGAGTGAATTCATCGGTGTCACTGCTAGTGAACAATCAAACCCACGTAAAGCTATCCCATCTGCTGCCAAAAAAATGCTTTACAGAATCGTTTGTATGTTTTTAGCTTCCATCACCATTGTCGGGTTTTTAGTCCCATATGACTCTGATCAATTGTTAGGTTCAAGTGGTGGTGGTGTTAAGGCATCCCCATATGTTTTGGCTGTATCCACTCATGGTGTTAAAGTCGTTCCACATTTTATTAATGCTGTTATTTTAATCTCGGTCTTATCTGTCGCTAATTCTGCTTTCTATTCAAGTTCTCGTATGTTATTATCTTTAGCTGAACAAGGTTATGCCCCAAAAATCTTTTGTTATATTGATAGAGAAGGTAGACCATTAGTAGGTATGGCTATGGCGTCATTATTTGGTGTCATTGCTTTTTGTGCTACTTCACCAAAGGAAGATGAAGTCTTTGTTTGGTTATTAGCAATTTCTGGGTTATCTCAATTATTTACATGGATTGCCATTTGCGTCTCTCATGTTAGATTCAGAAGAGCTATGCATGTTCAAGGTAAATCTATCGGAGAATTAGGTTTCAGATCACAAGTCGGTGCTTGGGGGTCAAGTTACGCTGCCATTATGATGGTATGTATTTTGATTGCTCAATTTTGGGTTGCCATTGCTCCTATTGGTGAAGGTAAGTTGGATGCAAAGAacttctttgaaaattatttggCTATGCCAATCTTATTGGCCTTATACTTTGGTTACAAGATATATACTAAAAACTGGACTATTTTTATTAGAGCTAAAGATATCGATTTAGTATCTCATAGAAATATATtcgatgaagaaattattaaacaaGAAGAGGAGGAATATCGTGAAAAATTGAGAAATGGTCCAATGTGGCGTAGAGTTTATGATTTCTGGTGTTAG